The genomic DNA ACCAGATCTGTTGACTTAACAAACCGGTTGCCCAAACGCGGTCGATCATGGCGACATCTCATACAGGGGGACCCAATCGGGAATATTTTGCCGTCGCGATGCGTGTTGCTCCCCTGGCGCAGCTGCAATGGCGAACAGCCTACCGACCGCACCGGCACCGATGACAACGAGATCGGATGTGCCCGGTGGTGCAGGCATCATTCGGCTACCTTTGCGGCCGGCTTGGCCTCGCAACATCCGCATAGACATCCGTACCTTCGGTTGAGCAGGTGAGCGGAGACCAGCAGGATGCCGCCCAGTGGTGTGATCCAAGGGGCGATTCCCGTCAGGAAGTTCGGCGAGACTACCGATGCGGTGACAAAGCTCGCATTGGATGGGTTGCTGCTTTTTGTTTCCGCGGTCGCGTTCACGGCGCAGTGTTCACAGCAGGCATCCGCGCACGCCGTGGCAGCGACTTCGGTTCCTGCGGGAGACTCGCAAGCCGCACAGCAATCCCCGGCGAATCCGAACGCGGCGAATGTGATCAGCGAAAGGCCGACGATCGCGATCGCACCGGGCGTCCAGCGACGATGTTTGCGAAAACCCGGCACAAACGCCGCCAGTGCGATCACGAAACAGGCCAACGCCATCCAGCGATGGAAACCTTCATCGGCGAGGAAACTGAGTCCCAAAGCTGGCAGGAACGCAATCACGAAAGGCATCGCGGCGCAGTGGATCGCGCATCCGATCGAGGCGACGATCCCGATCCAATCCTGCCATCCGAAGGTGGCTGACGAGCTGTCCGCGAGCCGTGGTTCCGATCCGCGCGGGCCGATCGATGTTGGTTGCATTACATCATCCATCTTCAAACCTCCTCTTCCATCAGTTCTTCACCGGGCTCCAGTTCGATCCCCGGCAACGGGTCTTCAAAATTGGCCCAAAGTTCAGGGCCTTGTGTAAATTCCAGATCGGTCAGCAAGCAGGCGTCCAGAATGTTGGTGATTCGCTGTGGGTCCATCGCGTTGCCGATAAACACAAGTTCTTGATGTCGATCGCCATGTTCGCCAACGAACTTGGAACGAATCTCCGCGACCAACGATTCGTCATCGGGCCATGCGTCGTCCGGCGCGGCGGCCCACCAGAAGCCCGCGGGGTTCATGCGAATCGAGCAACCGGCCTGCGACCAGTCGTAGGCCCAATCGTGACGCGAAGCGATCCACATCAAACCTTTGCTGCGAAGCACGCCGCTGAACAAACCGTCGTCCATGTCCCCATCGAGCGCCTCGGTCAGTCGCTTGGGGTGAAACGGTCGCTCGCTGCGATAGACAAAACTCGAAATGCCGTACTCTTCCGTTTCGGTCTCCTCCTGGCCACGCGGAACGGCGAGCCACTCCGGTTGCGCTTCGGCTTCGTCGAGCGAAAACAAGCCGGTCCCCATGATCTCCGCCAGTTCGCATCGACTTTCGGTCGTGTTCAGGATCTTGGCTTTGGCGTTGAGTTTGCGGAGGATGCGGTTGAGTTGTTCGAGATCGTACGGCGATATCAGATCGGTCTTGTTGACGATAATCACGTTGGCGAATTCGACTTGGTCGACCAGCAGGTCCACGATGTTCCGCGTGTCATCTTCGCTCAGTCCCATCCGCCGGTCGGCCAGATCGTCCCACGAACCAAAATCCTTCATGAAGTTGCCCGCATCGACGACGGTGACCATCGTGTCGAGTTCGGCGATCATCGAAAGACTTTCACCCTCCTCGTCCTCGAAGGTGAACGTCTCGGCCACCGGCAGCGGTTCGCTGATGCCCGTCGATTCGATCAGCAGGTAGTCGAAGCGGCCGTCGCGAGCCAGTCGCCGGACTTCGACAAGCAGATCTTCGCGGAGCGTGCAACAGATGCAGCCGTTGGACATCTCGACCAATTGTTCTTCGGTTCGCGACAAGTTCGCGTCGCCCGATTTGACCAGAGCCGCGTCGATGTTGACTTCGCTCATGTCATTGACGATCACCGCGACTTTAAGGTTGTCGCGGTTGGTCAAAATGTGATTCAACAGCGTCGTCTTGCCAGCCCCGAGAAAACCGGAAAGTACCGTGACGGGAAGACGTTTGGTGGAAACCGAGGGATTCATTGTTGTGGCCCTGCAAAAAAGTTGGCGAAGCTGGTTTGGGTTGAAGCGTCTTTTATTGATTTCGCTAGATCGAGAGGTTGTGACGACGGCTTGTGGAGTCCGATGGGGATCGCGCCTCGTATTGTTAAGCGTTCACAAAACAATGTGACGAGCGGCGATTGCTCGGCGCGGTCAAAGACGATGTGCGTCGCATCGCGCGCCCTTAGGGCCCTCGCGTTGACCGTGGCGTAGTCGTCTTCGCTGTCCTGG from Rosistilla oblonga includes the following:
- the zigA gene encoding zinc metallochaperone GTPase ZigA produces the protein MNPSVSTKRLPVTVLSGFLGAGKTTLLNHILTNRDNLKVAVIVNDMSEVNIDAALVKSGDANLSRTEEQLVEMSNGCICCTLREDLLVEVRRLARDGRFDYLLIESTGISEPLPVAETFTFEDEEGESLSMIAELDTMVTVVDAGNFMKDFGSWDDLADRRMGLSEDDTRNIVDLLVDQVEFANVIIVNKTDLISPYDLEQLNRILRKLNAKAKILNTTESRCELAEIMGTGLFSLDEAEAQPEWLAVPRGQEETETEEYGISSFVYRSERPFHPKRLTEALDGDMDDGLFSGVLRSKGLMWIASRHDWAYDWSQAGCSIRMNPAGFWWAAAPDDAWPDDESLVAEIRSKFVGEHGDRHQELVFIGNAMDPQRITNILDACLLTDLEFTQGPELWANFEDPLPGIELEPGEELMEEEV
- a CDS encoding MerC domain-containing protein — protein: MDDVMQPTSIGPRGSEPRLADSSSATFGWQDWIGIVASIGCAIHCAAMPFVIAFLPALGLSFLADEGFHRWMALACFVIALAAFVPGFRKHRRWTPGAIAIVGLSLITFAAFGFAGDCCAACESPAGTEVAATACADACCEHCAVNATAETKSSNPSNASFVTASVVSPNFLTGIAPWITPLGGILLVSAHLLNRRYGCLCGCCEAKPAAKVAE